In the Peptoclostridium acidaminophilum DSM 3953 genome, one interval contains:
- a CDS encoding response regulator has product MGKRILLVDDAAFMRMMIKDILTKNGYDIVGEAENGLKAIEKFKELAPELVIMDITMPEMDGIQAVKEIKALDKDAKIIMCSAMGQQAMVIEAIQSGARDFIVKPFQADRILESVRKVLE; this is encoded by the coding sequence ATGGGAAAAAGGATACTGTTAGTTGACGATGCTGCATTTATGCGAATGATGATAAAAGACATACTGACAAAAAATGGATATGACATAGTAGGTGAGGCGGAAAACGGACTAAAGGCTATTGAAAAGTTCAAGGAGCTTGCACCTGAACTTGTAATTATGGACATAACAATGCCTGAGATGGATGGCATTCAGGCAGTCAAGGAGATAAAGGCACTAGACAAGGATGCGAAAATCATAATGTGTTCAGCAATGGGTCAGCAGGCCATGGTTATAGAAGCCATACAGTCGGGCGCAAGAGATTTTATTGTAAAACCTTTCCAGGCCGATAGGATACTTGAATCCGTCAGAAAGGTGCTTGAGTAG
- the flhA gene encoding flagellar biosynthesis protein FlhA: protein MRSSGIFVTLGVIGIVLMIIIPVPPVLLDILLSLNVSISLLILLIAMYNKEALEFSIFPSILLITTMFRLALNISTTRGILGAGYAGDVIEAFGSFVMQGNAFVGFIVFVIIVIVQFMVITKGAERVSEVGARFTLDAMPGKQMAIDADLNSGLIDEVQARERRKKIQDEANFYGAMDGASKFVKGDAIASIIIAAVNLSAGFVVGMLVEKLPFAESIAKYAMLSVGDGLLSQIPALLISTATGIVVTRAASDSDLGQDVMDQMIRHPKAMFIISGVLFALAFTKLPFLPYFILSVTFLFIGLGLRKQEQKDMQRPEKELSAEESEVEDIRRPENVLPLLQVDPIELEFGYGIIPLADKSQGGDLFDRLVMIRRQCALEQGIIVPMIRLRDNIQLEANEYLVKIKGVEAARGEILFDHYLAMNPGGADGEIKGIDTVEPAFGLKAKWIDEKERERAEILGYTVVDPPSIISTHLTEVIKRYSHELLGRQETKVLIESVKENYPALVDELTPSLLSLGDIQKVLSNLLREGISVRDLVTIFETLADYGTVTKDTDILTEYVRQSLFRSITKQFTAGSASLKAITISPKLEKVVMESLQNTETGTYLALDPEISSSFISKLSGEIEKAIAIGENPVILTAPIVRFYIKKFVEQISSDIYVVSYNEIDPKVKIQSIGMVSI from the coding sequence ATGAGATCTTCAGGAATATTTGTAACACTGGGCGTCATAGGCATTGTGCTCATGATAATAATACCTGTGCCTCCTGTGCTGCTTGACATCCTCTTAAGCCTCAATGTTTCAATTTCACTGCTAATACTTCTAATAGCCATGTACAACAAGGAAGCCTTGGAATTTTCAATATTTCCTTCAATACTTCTTATAACCACAATGTTCAGGCTTGCGCTTAACATATCGACCACAAGGGGAATACTCGGAGCAGGATATGCAGGCGATGTGATAGAAGCCTTTGGAAGCTTTGTAATGCAAGGGAATGCTTTTGTGGGATTCATAGTATTTGTGATAATAGTAATAGTTCAGTTCATGGTCATAACAAAAGGTGCGGAGAGGGTTTCAGAGGTTGGAGCCAGATTCACACTCGATGCAATGCCAGGAAAACAAATGGCCATTGATGCAGACCTGAATTCAGGCCTCATTGACGAGGTGCAGGCCAGGGAGCGAAGAAAGAAGATACAGGACGAAGCCAACTTTTATGGCGCAATGGACGGAGCTTCCAAATTTGTAAAGGGAGATGCCATTGCCAGTATTATAATTGCAGCAGTGAACCTGTCTGCAGGATTTGTAGTGGGTATGCTTGTCGAAAAACTGCCATTTGCCGAGTCGATAGCCAAGTATGCAATGCTCTCAGTGGGCGACGGACTACTCTCGCAGATTCCGGCGCTGCTTATATCTACAGCAACCGGCATAGTTGTTACAAGGGCGGCGTCCGATTCGGATCTGGGCCAGGACGTAATGGACCAGATGATAAGGCACCCAAAGGCGATGTTCATAATTTCGGGAGTGCTTTTTGCCCTCGCCTTTACAAAGCTCCCTTTCCTGCCTTATTTCATCTTGTCGGTGACATTTTTATTCATAGGGCTTGGCCTAAGGAAGCAGGAACAAAAGGACATGCAGAGGCCTGAGAAGGAATTGTCGGCTGAAGAAAGCGAAGTTGAAGATATAAGAAGGCCGGAGAATGTTTTGCCACTTCTTCAGGTGGATCCTATCGAGCTGGAGTTCGGCTATGGAATAATTCCGCTGGCGGACAAATCCCAGGGTGGAGATCTTTTTGACAGGCTCGTTATGATAAGAAGGCAGTGCGCCCTCGAGCAGGGCATAATAGTCCCTATGATAAGGCTAAGAGACAACATACAGCTCGAGGCGAATGAGTATCTAGTAAAGATAAAAGGTGTTGAAGCGGCAAGGGGGGAAATACTGTTTGACCACTATCTTGCCATGAATCCGGGGGGAGCGGACGGAGAGATAAAGGGAATCGATACTGTTGAACCTGCATTTGGACTCAAGGCCAAGTGGATAGATGAAAAAGAGAGAGAAAGGGCAGAAATACTGGGTTACACGGTAGTCGACCCTCCTTCTATAATTTCAACTCATTTGACTGAAGTGATAAAGAGGTATTCGCACGAATTGCTTGGAAGGCAGGAGACAAAGGTGTTGATTGAGTCTGTGAAGGAAAACTATCCTGCGCTTGTTGACGAGCTCACACCTTCGCTGCTTTCGCTTGGCGACATTCAAAAGGTGCTTTCAAATCTTCTGAGGGAAGGCATATCAGTAAGAGATCTTGTGACGATATTTGAAACGCTTGCTGACTACGGAACTGTAACGAAAGATACCGACATACTTACTGAGTATGTCAGACAGTCTCTGTTCAGGTCGATTACGAAGCAGTTCACCGCGGGCTCGGCCTCACTGAAAGCTATAACGATAAGTCCGAAGCTGGAAAAAGTCGTGATGGAATCGCTTCAAAACACAGAGACAGGGACATATCTGGCTCTCGATCCGGAAATTTCATCCAGTTTCATAAGCAAGCTTAGTGGCGAGATTGAGAAAGCGATAGCCATCGGTGAAAACCCTGTAATACTGACAGCTCCGATAGTAAGATTTTATATAAAAAAATTTGTGGAACAGATAAGCTCGGATATTTATGTCGTTTCATACAATGAAATAGACCCTAAGGTGAAAATCCAGTCAATCGGGATGGTGAGCATATAA
- the fliY gene encoding flagellar motor switch phosphatase FliY yields the protein MNDLLSQDEIDALLKGASADETPSGGLELDEYEKDAIGEIGNINMGNSATTLSTILGKRVSITTPSVDVISIDKMAEEQPVPYVIVRVGYKEGLNGMNMLILKEDDVKVIASLMMGGDGKSGLLEELNDIHLSAISEAMNQMVGSSSTSLSEMIGKRIDINPPEVFKVNLMDNSIEMSGIDKSCDYVRVLFKMTIEDLIDSNIMQLMPIDFARDLINNMLYGSESQESEDSSAFDEPQYNTLDGAHTASADSQRQSDRVEHEEQAHHAQSAAIGHKNTELRANENHININPAKFESFDEQDIYKTELPENIEIIKDVFLKVTVELGRTARSIDEILAFGPGTVIELEKLVGEPLDVLVNGKRIAKGEVVVIDENYGIRITDIIKPDKRLRSI from the coding sequence ATGAATGATTTGCTTTCGCAGGACGAAATCGACGCCCTTTTGAAAGGGGCATCGGCAGATGAAACTCCAAGCGGCGGTTTAGAATTGGATGAGTATGAAAAGGATGCAATTGGCGAGATAGGGAATATCAACATGGGTAACTCTGCAACAACACTCTCTACAATTTTAGGGAAAAGAGTTTCCATAACAACGCCAAGTGTTGACGTTATATCCATTGATAAGATGGCCGAGGAGCAGCCGGTACCGTATGTCATAGTCAGAGTGGGTTACAAAGAAGGACTTAACGGCATGAACATGCTAATACTCAAAGAAGATGACGTAAAGGTGATTGCTTCGCTCATGATGGGCGGGGATGGAAAATCAGGATTGCTTGAGGAACTAAACGATATACATCTGAGTGCAATAAGCGAAGCTATGAATCAGATGGTAGGTTCGTCTTCAACGTCTCTTTCCGAGATGATTGGCAAAAGGATAGACATAAACCCTCCTGAAGTTTTCAAAGTCAATTTGATGGATAACAGCATTGAAATGAGTGGTATAGATAAATCTTGTGACTATGTCAGAGTGCTTTTCAAAATGACAATAGAGGACCTTATCGACAGCAATATAATGCAGCTTATGCCTATTGACTTTGCAAGGGATTTAATCAATAATATGTTATATGGCAGTGAGAGCCAAGAGTCTGAGGACTCATCGGCATTTGACGAGCCTCAGTATAATACTCTTGATGGCGCACATACTGCCAGTGCAGATTCACAAAGACAGTCTGACAGGGTAGAGCACGAAGAACAGGCGCATCACGCCCAAAGCGCAGCAATAGGGCACAAAAATACTGAGCTTCGTGCCAATGAAAATCATATCAATATAAATCCTGCAAAATTTGAGTCTTTTGACGAACAGGATATTTATAAGACAGAGTTGCCTGAAAACATAGAAATAATAAAAGATGTATTTTTGAAGGTAACTGTAGAGCTGGGCAGGACGGCAAGAAGCATAGACGAAATACTTGCTTTTGGACCAGGAACAGTAATAGAACTGGAAAAGCTTGTCGGAGAGCCGCTCGATGTCCTTGTAAATGGCAAAAGAATAGCAAAGGGTGAGGTTGTGGTTATTGATGAAAATTACGGTATTCGCATAACCGATATCATCAAGCCTGATAAACGATTAAGAAGCATATAA
- a CDS encoding MinD/ParA family protein, whose protein sequence is MDQASKLRSAVIKKGSTYEVSTQNDGDASLERARVICVTSGKGGVGKTNLTLNLALAIKTRGFKTLIIDADLGLANIEVLVGSAPKYNFMDVIEGGMGIRDIVMEGPLGIKIISGGAGISETANLPVYKLNKLLANLAILENDFDYIIIDTGAGISKSVISFAKAADEVIVITLPEPTAIADAYALIKTLRRESIEKIGVVVNKVDNILEAESTFKKLETVSKRFLGVGLGFIGHISADNNIIRAVKQQEPFYLKYESSPASRNVEQICSRLTGKEKTKSSEGFVQRLASFFISSRR, encoded by the coding sequence ATGGATCAAGCCTCGAAACTTAGAAGTGCCGTAATAAAAAAAGGAAGCACATATGAAGTTAGCACTCAAAATGATGGCGATGCCAGCTTGGAAAGAGCAAGGGTAATATGTGTTACAAGCGGAAAAGGCGGAGTCGGAAAGACAAATCTGACGCTTAATCTGGCGCTTGCAATCAAAACAAGAGGTTTTAAAACGCTGATAATAGATGCGGATCTTGGCCTGGCCAACATTGAAGTGCTCGTCGGGAGTGCGCCCAAATATAATTTTATGGATGTCATTGAGGGTGGAATGGGTATAAGAGATATTGTAATGGAGGGACCGCTTGGCATAAAAATAATATCAGGCGGAGCCGGTATAAGCGAAACGGCCAATCTGCCAGTATACAAGCTCAACAAGCTTCTGGCGAATCTGGCCATACTAGAGAATGATTTCGACTATATAATTATTGATACGGGCGCTGGAATTTCAAAGTCAGTAATATCTTTTGCAAAAGCTGCAGATGAAGTCATAGTGATTACTCTGCCAGAACCGACAGCTATAGCGGATGCGTATGCCCTGATAAAAACGCTCAGGAGAGAATCCATAGAAAAAATCGGAGTTGTTGTCAACAAGGTGGATAACATTCTCGAAGCCGAATCAACATTCAAAAAGCTGGAGACTGTATCAAAAAGATTTTTAGGTGTAGGACTAGGCTTTATTGGGCATATATCAGCTGACAACAACATAATAAGAGCCGTAAAGCAGCAGGAGCCGTTTTACCTGAAATATGAGAGCTCGCCTGCCAGCCGCAACGTAGAACAAATATGCAGCAGGCTTACAGGCAAGGAAAAAACAAAAAGCAGTGAAGGCTTTGTCCAGCGGTTGGCATCTTTTTTTATATCCAGCAGGAGGTAG
- the flhB gene encoding flagellar biosynthesis protein FlhB gives MYLNIDLQLFSGEKTEKATPKKRQDARQKGQVFQSREVNSAVTLIISMLILKLGGKAILTSIAEPIPFYGQLFNEEIDTDMAFKILYTSMIFLVKASAVIVLANYVSAFASSYSQVGNVFTAETLKFKIDRLNPLEGIKRLFSARSAFEVVKSLAKLAVLSIVSTIYIKSNMGLYIKTYQLNKYQFSYILYDSAINLGLVLAGILIALAVFDYFFQRYQHEKQLKMSKQEIKEEYKQMEGNPEIKSKIKEKQRQFAMRRMMEDVSKADVIITNPTHYAVALKYDENANEAPFIIAKGKNLIALKIRERAAASEVPMVENKPLARELYSKLNIGDIIPPELYDAVAQILAYVYSKDRYKHKKI, from the coding sequence ATGTATTTGAATATTGATTTGCAGCTCTTCTCGGGCGAAAAGACAGAAAAGGCTACGCCCAAAAAACGTCAGGATGCGAGACAAAAAGGCCAGGTATTCCAAAGCCGGGAGGTAAACTCGGCAGTGACCCTTATAATTTCAATGCTGATTTTGAAGCTTGGAGGCAAGGCCATACTGACAAGCATAGCTGAGCCTATACCGTTTTATGGGCAGCTGTTCAATGAAGAAATAGACACAGACATGGCTTTTAAAATTCTCTATACGAGCATGATTTTTCTGGTGAAGGCATCTGCGGTCATAGTGCTTGCTAACTATGTGAGTGCATTCGCAAGCAGTTATTCTCAGGTAGGCAATGTATTTACTGCCGAGACCCTGAAATTTAAAATAGACAGGCTCAATCCTCTTGAAGGAATAAAGAGGCTGTTTTCCGCAAGATCGGCATTTGAAGTTGTAAAATCACTGGCAAAGCTTGCCGTGCTTTCCATAGTATCAACCATATACATCAAATCAAATATGGGTCTTTATATCAAAACATACCAGCTTAATAAATATCAATTTTCATATATTTTGTATGATTCAGCCATAAACCTAGGGCTTGTGCTCGCTGGCATACTCATTGCCTTGGCAGTATTCGATTATTTTTTTCAGCGCTATCAGCATGAAAAGCAGCTTAAAATGTCAAAGCAGGAGATAAAAGAAGAGTATAAGCAGATGGAGGGTAATCCGGAGATTAAATCCAAGATAAAAGAAAAACAAAGGCAGTTTGCAATGCGCAGAATGATGGAGGATGTGTCTAAGGCTGATGTGATTATAACAAACCCTACGCACTATGCAGTCGCATTAAAATACGATGAAAATGCAAATGAGGCCCCTTTTATTATAGCAAAGGGTAAGAATTTGATCGCTCTGAAGATACGGGAGAGGGCCGCAGCAAGCGAAGTGCCTATGGTTGAAAATAAGCCGCTGGCAAGGGAGCTCTATTCAAAGCTGAACATCGGAGACATTATTCCGCCGGAACTTTATGACGCGGTAGCTCAAATTCTGGCATATGTGTATTCAAAAGACAGATACAAGCATAAGAAAATTTGA
- the flhF gene encoding flagellar biosynthesis protein FlhF, whose protein sequence is MMIKRFLGKNVTEAMNLVKNELGDNAVILHTKRIKNSNIFKFWEKEKVEILAAHDGKQESKQKASKPRDSKQESVMAAAGGADFRSRIFENADEDSSPKKDYSSIENEVSNIKDMVEQIKKTLSGNAPIGGSGDPTAKTLKGEITASLKKKGFSQELIDKFIQTVSEKNEITVDNFKQLFRAYLQGELDSEYEAFEFKNKINVFIGPTGVGKTTTLAKLASSCVLNENKKVGFITLDTYRIAAVEQLKIYSEILNMPIEVAYNTNSIRESIENLSESDVILVDTAGRSHRNKMHMKEIRRFLDSIPEKEIFLVISANYNIEDINDIVDEYNFIDDFNIIITKLDETSKQAVVMNVLHKYKKKISHITFGQNVPDDISSLNVSEFIEKVLKE, encoded by the coding sequence ATGATGATAAAAAGATTTCTTGGAAAGAACGTTACAGAAGCCATGAACCTGGTTAAAAATGAGCTCGGCGATAATGCAGTGATTCTTCATACAAAACGCATAAAAAACAGCAATATTTTTAAATTCTGGGAAAAAGAAAAAGTGGAAATACTCGCGGCTCATGACGGAAAACAGGAATCCAAACAAAAAGCATCAAAACCTAGGGATTCAAAACAAGAAAGCGTCATGGCTGCTGCAGGCGGCGCTGATTTCAGGAGCAGAATTTTTGAAAACGCTGACGAAGACAGCAGTCCCAAAAAGGATTACAGCAGCATAGAAAATGAAGTCAGCAATATCAAGGATATGGTTGAACAGATAAAGAAGACCTTAAGCGGCAATGCACCCATAGGTGGATCAGGAGATCCCACTGCAAAGACTCTCAAGGGCGAGATTACAGCGAGTCTTAAAAAGAAGGGGTTTTCACAGGAATTAATAGACAAATTCATACAAACAGTATCTGAAAAAAATGAAATAACCGTGGACAATTTCAAGCAGCTGTTCAGGGCCTATTTGCAAGGCGAGCTGGACTCGGAATACGAAGCATTTGAATTCAAGAACAAAATAAATGTGTTCATAGGACCGACCGGAGTTGGAAAGACGACCACGCTGGCAAAGCTTGCTTCCAGCTGCGTGCTCAACGAAAATAAGAAAGTTGGATTCATAACTCTCGACACTTACAGGATAGCGGCTGTAGAGCAGCTCAAGATATATTCAGAGATACTGAATATGCCAATAGAGGTAGCCTACAATACAAACTCCATAAGGGAAAGTATAGAAAATCTTTCAGAATCTGATGTCATACTAGTAGACACAGCTGGCAGAAGCCATAGGAACAAGATGCACATGAAGGAGATAAGAAGGTTTTTGGATTCTATTCCAGAGAAAGAAATATTTCTTGTAATAAGCGCAAATTACAACATAGAAGACATTAATGACATAGTCGATGAATACAACTTTATTGACGATTTCAACATAATAATAACAAAGCTTGATGAAACCTCGAAGCAAGCTGTCGTAATGAATGTTTTGCACAAATATAAAAAGAAGATATCGCATATAACCTTCGGGCAGAATGTACCCGACGATATATCAAGTCTGAATGTGTCAGAATTTATAGAAAAGGTTCTAAAGGAGTAA
- the fliR gene encoding flagellar biosynthetic protein FliR, with amino-acid sequence MEYTLDYFIAHLNVLLLVFSRIAGYFVADPIFGRNNLPNIFKLALSLAISFLILTTLDLAEVENIRTAGFFYVCIIAVKEFIVGLIIGYIVNLFFAVFMVAGGIVDTDVGFAIARVVDPYSGYDMSISGNFMFIFAALAYLAIDAHHQLLRLVSGSFKILPISLNLNFRLEYLGFIIALIDDMFLYAVKIAIPVVIAMFIVNVVLGILARTMPQMNVFVVGMPLKIFVGIIMIYFVIMQYDSIIADILKAIFNFENQLFRLIKGS; translated from the coding sequence ATGGAATACACATTGGATTATTTTATTGCCCACTTGAATGTCTTGCTTCTTGTTTTTTCAAGAATTGCGGGATATTTTGTGGCAGACCCCATATTCGGAAGAAACAATCTTCCGAATATTTTCAAATTGGCACTTTCGCTTGCAATTTCATTCCTGATTCTTACAACTTTGGATTTAGCCGAGGTTGAGAACATAAGGACTGCAGGTTTTTTTTACGTATGCATTATTGCTGTTAAGGAGTTCATAGTAGGACTCATAATAGGATATATAGTGAATCTTTTTTTTGCAGTATTTATGGTAGCAGGCGGTATAGTGGATACTGATGTTGGTTTTGCAATAGCAAGAGTTGTTGATCCATACAGCGGCTATGACATGTCTATAAGCGGTAACTTCATGTTCATATTTGCAGCACTCGCATATCTGGCAATAGATGCCCATCACCAGCTGCTAAGGCTTGTATCCGGCAGTTTTAAAATATTGCCGATTAGTCTGAATCTTAATTTCAGGCTTGAGTATCTGGGCTTTATAATAGCTCTCATTGACGATATGTTCCTGTATGCAGTCAAGATCGCCATACCTGTTGTGATTGCAATGTTTATTGTGAACGTCGTCCTTGGAATACTTGCAAGAACTATGCCGCAGATGAACGTCTTTGTGGTGGGAATGCCGCTTAAGATTTTTGTTGGAATAATAATGATTTATTTTGTCATTATGCAGTATGATTCAATAATTGCAGACATACTTAAAGCTATTTTCAATTTTGAAAATCAGCTTTTCAGGCTTATAAAAGGAAGCTGA
- the fliQ gene encoding flagellar biosynthesis protein FliQ: MDINMAINLGQQTLTMILLLSAPMLVLGLLVGLVVSIFQAATQIQEATLAFVPKIVVVLASVVVFGPWLMNTAVSFTQNLFLNMDKYIK; this comes from the coding sequence ATGGATATAAATATGGCAATAAATCTGGGGCAGCAGACTCTGACGATGATACTGCTTCTTTCCGCACCGATGCTGGTGCTTGGCTTGCTAGTCGGGCTTGTTGTGAGTATATTCCAGGCGGCAACGCAAATTCAAGAGGCCACTCTTGCATTTGTACCTAAGATAGTTGTGGTGTTGGCTTCTGTTGTTGTGTTCGGGCCGTGGCTTATGAACACAGCTGTAAGCTTTACTCAGAATCTGTTTCTAAATATGGACAAATATATAAAATAA
- a CDS encoding flagellar biosynthetic protein FliO — protein MFFAIIKGIGYLAVFALILLMAHFTSKFVAQKRIQAFEGKSLKIKERVFMSRDKEIVVLSYKDKEYIVGVSGNSISTIDSLPLRDGYNEE, from the coding sequence GTGTTTTTTGCCATAATCAAAGGCATAGGATATCTGGCTGTATTTGCGCTTATACTTTTGATGGCCCACTTCACTTCAAAGTTTGTAGCTCAAAAAAGAATTCAGGCATTTGAAGGAAAATCTCTAAAGATAAAAGAACGAGTTTTCATGTCGCGCGACAAGGAGATTGTAGTATTGTCGTATAAGGACAAGGAGTACATAGTAGGAGTAAGCGGCAATTCTATAAGCACTATTGATTCGCTGCCGCTCAGGGATGGTTACAATGAAGAATAA
- the fliP gene encoding flagellar type III secretion system pore protein FliP (The bacterial flagellar biogenesis protein FliP forms a type III secretion system (T3SS)-type pore required for flagellar assembly.), which produces MKNKLNIIICALAFVGFLSGIAFGETQYPNVSLEIGGTDDPRAFSSSIEIILIFTVLSLLPTIIIMMTSFTRVIIILSFLKSAIGVQQNLPGQVILGLSLFITFFIMAPTGEKVYEQALKPYVDGQITQQVAFSKGMDPLRDFMLKQTREKDIVLFSEMAGLKSGDIKGVEDIPNRVLLPAFMISELKSGFQMGFILFIPFLIVDMVVASTLMSMGMMMLPPVMISLPFKLLLFILADGWNLVIKSIVMGFK; this is translated from the coding sequence ATGAAGAATAAACTGAATATAATAATCTGCGCCTTGGCATTTGTGGGATTTTTATCTGGAATTGCATTTGGAGAGACACAATATCCGAATGTTTCTCTCGAAATAGGAGGTACGGACGATCCAAGGGCATTTTCGAGTTCTATCGAGATAATCTTAATATTTACAGTACTCTCGCTTTTGCCAACCATAATAATAATGATGACCTCTTTTACAAGAGTAATAATAATACTTTCTTTTTTAAAAAGCGCCATAGGCGTCCAGCAAAATCTTCCAGGACAGGTGATTTTGGGGCTTTCGCTGTTCATAACATTCTTCATAATGGCGCCTACCGGCGAGAAGGTTTACGAACAGGCCCTCAAGCCGTATGTTGACGGGCAGATAACGCAGCAGGTGGCTTTTTCAAAAGGTATGGATCCGCTAAGAGATTTCATGCTGAAGCAGACCCGGGAAAAAGACATTGTACTTTTTTCTGAAATGGCAGGCTTGAAATCGGGTGACATAAAAGGGGTAGAAGACATTCCAAACAGAGTGCTCCTTCCTGCTTTTATGATAAGCGAGCTTAAATCAGGATTCCAGATGGGTTTTATACTCTTCATACCTTTTCTGATTGTAGATATGGTAGTTGCAAGTACACTGATGTCCATGGGAATGATGATGCTGCCTCCGGTAATGATTTCGTTGCCATTTAAGCTGCTGCTTTTCATACTTGCCGACGGATGGAATCTGGTCATAAAGTCTATTGTCATGGGATTCAAGTAG
- a CDS encoding flagellar brake protein: protein MHFENHFKIGDKIEIEIEQQFGDPRLLKSQLLEVSECKSVYFISLPTEKGRLIPISEGKKVTLYYSIHSKGTYSFQAVVEERKRTPIPHMKVRQIDKTIKTQRRNYYRLNVLLPVEVYDMERNPVANGNTLDISGGGIRLFISKRLDEGEEYYFAITLDGKRFLSKGKVLRRSIPNFELPDEYEAAIKFTMITEEDRNMIIKYIFKQQRILRQKGLI, encoded by the coding sequence ATGCATTTCGAAAACCACTTTAAAATCGGGGACAAAATTGAAATTGAAATTGAGCAGCAATTCGGGGATCCGCGTCTTTTAAAGAGCCAGCTGCTCGAAGTGTCAGAATGTAAAAGCGTATATTTTATATCGCTGCCCACCGAAAAGGGAAGACTCATACCGATTTCAGAGGGAAAGAAAGTAACATTGTATTATTCGATTCACAGCAAGGGGACTTATTCTTTCCAGGCTGTCGTGGAGGAACGCAAAAGAACGCCTATACCGCATATGAAGGTTCGGCAGATAGACAAGACAATTAAGACTCAAAGAAGAAACTACTACAGGCTGAATGTACTTCTTCCAGTTGAAGTGTATGATATGGAGAGAAATCCCGTGGCAAACGGCAACACGCTGGATATCAGCGGAGGAGGCATAAGGCTTTTTATTTCGAAAAGGCTTGACGAGGGTGAAGAGTACTATTTTGCAATAACACTTGACGGCAAAAGATTTCTGTCCAAGGGAAAGGTGCTCAGAAGGAGCATTCCAAATTTCGAATTGCCAGATGAATACGAAGCAGCAATTAAGTTTACAATGATAACAGAAGAAGACAGAAACATGATAATCAAGTACATATTCAAACAACAGAGAATATTAAGACAAAAAGGGTTGATATAG